Genomic DNA from Gimesia aquarii:
TGTCTGTAGTCGTGTGATTCTGATTAATCAGGGCTCCATTGTTTTTGATGGATCTGTATCAGACCTCGGTGGCAGTCAGGATGATATGGAAACCAGCTTCCACAAATTGACACACGCGTAAACTCTAAACCGATTCATTCTAATTCATGATAAAGCTGACGTAAGGACCCTTCTATTATGTTGCGGAACAACGTTGTACTGGCCATCTTCAAGCGAAACGTACAAAGTTACTTTTCTGGAGTGCTGGGTTATCTGTTTATTGTCGTCTTCGTAGTTGCTGGTGCTTTTGCCGCCTTCAATCAACAATTTTTCGCGAACAACCAGGCAAATCTGGACCAACTGACTCTCTGGTACCCCTTATTGCTGCTATTCATTATCCCGGCAATTACGATGAGCGTCTGGGCTGATGAAAAGAAAATGGGCACCGATGAGTTGCTGTTTACACTCCCTGCTTCCGATGTCGAAGTCTTACTTGGCAAGTTCTTTGCAGTGCTGGCAGTCTATACGATCGCGCTCCTGTTTTCCGTCACACACATCATGGTATTATTGAGAATTGGTAATCCGGATATCGGTTTAATGTTTACCACGTACTTTGGATACTGGCTCGCCGGCGCGTCTTTACTGGCGGCAGGGATGTTTGCTTCAGCATTAACCAGTAGCACCACCGTTGCCTTTGTTCTGGGAACCGCCATCTGTGCGATCCCCATTTTTATCGGTCAGGTCGCCCCCAGTAATAATCTGATTCAGGGTTTGAGCCTTGTCACACAATTTCAAGATTTTGGTACAGGGGTCCTGCCATTAGGCTCGATCCTGTATTTCATCTCGCTGGCTGTGATGATGCTTTATTTGAACCGAGTGCTGATTACCCGCAGACACTGGAGTTCTCAAGAACAAAATTCCATGGGATTGCAATTTTTGGCTCGCACGGTTTCTCTGGCAGTCATCTTGATCAGTGTGAACGTCATCGTCTCTTATGGCAGCAGCCGTATCGACATGACCAATGAAAAAGTATTCAGTCTGTCACAAACAACCAAGGATCTGATCTCGAAAATCGATGATAAGAATCCCGTCACAATTGAAGCATTTATCAGCCCCGATGTTGCACGAGAGTATGTCCCCATTCGCAAACGCTTAATTGGCCTGTTGCGTGAATACAATCAGATCGGTGGGAAAAAATTACAGGTCCGGTTTGTTGATGTCGTACCTTTCAGTAAAGAAGAGGAAGAAGCCAGACTGCTCAATATTACTCCACAACAAGTACAAACAGAACGCGGCGGTCGTGCTTATGTCGATACGATCTTCATGGGAGCTGTCGTTAAAAGTGGTACCGATGAAGTTGTCATTCCATTCTTTAACGTGGGAACTCCCATTGAATATGAATTAACGCGTTCGATTCGTACCGTCTCCAAAGATGATCGGCTGACAGTAGGAATCCTGAATACCGATGCCAACATCTTTGGTGGATTTAATATGGCAGCAGGCGGTAACCAGCCCCCCTGGCTCATTGTCAGTGAGCTCAAGAAACAGTACCGCGTACAACAGGTTTCTCCCGACTCGCCCATTAGTGATACGGAATATGATGTATTGATTGCTGTTCTGCCTTCCTCGTTGACACAACCACAATTAAAGAATCTGGTCGACTACGTGAAAAAAGGAAAACCAACGCTGATTTGTGATGACCCACTGCCTGTCTTTGGCGGTGGTCGAGGTATTCAAGCCGCTCCACGTATGCCCAAACCCAGCCCGGGCGGAGGTATGATGGGAATGCGGCAACCTCCTCCAACCCCTAAAGCAGATGAAGGCAGATTGACCTCGCTGCTCAACGTATTACAGATTGCGTGGAATAATGGTGAAGTTGTATTCGATTATTTCAATCCTCATCCTGAATTTTCTGAAGTCGTTCGTCCTGAGTTGATTTTCATTACCCCGAAAAGTGGTACAAGGGGTGCCTTTAATTTAGACAGTAACATTACCAGTGGGTTACAGGAAATCTTGACGTTCTTCCCCGGTAGCATTCGTCCTCGTAAAGGCAGAGACCTCAATTTTGAACCGCTACTGAGAACGGGGCCGAACTCGGGACTTTTAGATTGGGGAGAAATCACCAGCCCCTTCTTCAACTCGATTAGGATTGCTCAAGATCCACCGCGGCAGATTGATTCTGACGCCCATGTGCTGGCAGCCCATATCACTTCAACACCGAAGTCAAAAGAGAAGAACATTAATGTCATCTTTGTCGCTGATGCCGACTTGATTTCTAATGAGTTATTCAATATTCGTGAACGACAGGCATTCGGCTTAAAGATTGATAATGTGACATTTTTACTTAATTGCGTCGATCAATTAGCGGGCGATGATTCCTATATTGCACTACGAAAACGTCGTTCGAAGCATCGCACACTGACGCTTGTGGAACGGGAAACCTCGGTCTTTGTTAAAGAACGTAACGAGGAACGCGAAAAAGCGACGAAAGATGCAGAAGCAAAACTGCAAGATGCCCGTGATCGTTTGAAAGCCGAGCGTGACAAAATTGAGCAGGATAAATCTCTAGACAATCGTACAAAGCAGATCATGTTACGTATGGCTGAAGAAAATGAAAATCGACGCCTGGAAGTTGATGAAGCAAAGATTGAACGGGAAAAACAGCAACAAGTTGAGAAAATCAAAGCCAGGACAGAGCGTCAGATACGTGAAATTGAGGATCGTATCCGCTGGTATGCGATTCTTGTGCCTCCCTTCCCGGCAATTCTGTTAGGAATCTGCTTTCTGTTTTTCAGAATGAGCAATGAAAACCAGAACATTTCTCCTGATCGAAGATTAAAGAAATAATCACAGGTAAATTGAAGAAATAAGCCTGTAATTGGAAATAGAAGTTAAACTGTGTCCTATTGAATTCAATTGAAACCACCGTTTTTAAGTAAAATCGTTTACCATGAATGAAACGACCAAAACACTGACCTTTGTAGGGATTGCTGCCGTTGCTTTAGTAGCGGCTTTCATAACTGATCGCGCATCTCAACCGGCTCAATTAACTGGCTATGAAAATGTGGGAGAGGAATTCTATCCTGATTTTTCTGATCCAACACAGGCAAAATCGTTGCGTGTTGTGAGCTACAATGAAGATTCTGCTACCCTGAAAGTCTTCAATGTCGAATTCAAAGACGGCGTTTGGAAAATCCCCTCGCATCACGATTATCCAGCTGACGCGGAAGACGAATTGGCTGAAACCGCAGCGTCACTGGTAGGCGTTGTGCGGGGTGCTTTGGAAAGCAGACGAAAAAGTGACCACGAACGCTTTGGTGTGATTGACCCGCTGGACGAATCGAATACGAATCTCAAAGGTCGCGGGCAAAGGCTGACGCTCGCAAAAGAAGGCGGAGCACCACTGGTCGATTTTATTATTGGTAAGGAAGTTCCTGAACAGCCAAACGAGTATTACGTCCGCAAAGTGGACGAAGACTCCGTGTATCGGACCAAACTCAATGTGGATCTCTCCTCAGAATTTTCTGACTGGATTGAACCTGATTTGCTGAAAGTGGAACGAGACCGGCTGGTTGAAATCATTGTCAATAAATATTCAATTGACGAACGACAACGGCGGATTGTGAACCGGGAACTGGCCACACTGAAACGTAAAAAATCGACTGATCCCTGGGAGTTGGAAGGTTTGAATAAAGAAACCGAAAAGCTCAATACCAGTGATGTCAACCAGATGATCAATACGTTAAGCGATTTAAAAATCCAGGGTATTCGTCCCAAACCTCCTGGCATTGCCAAGGAATTGAAAACGTCTGGAAACCTGAGACTTGATCCTCTCGATTTTGTAGATCTGCAAAGTAAGGGTTTTATCCTGGCCAGTGACCCCCAGGGAAATCAACAGCTGGTCTCTAATGAAGGCGAAGTGATTGTCGCCACAAATCAAGGCGTCTTGTATTCACTCTACTTCGGAGAAATATTTACTGGTAGTACTCTGGATATTGAAGCAGGAAACAGCGCTAAAAAGAAAGAAGAAAAACCAAAAGAAAAAGCAGACGCTTCTGATTCAGAGGAAAAAAAAGACTCGGAGGAAAAAGAAGACGAAAAGACGGATGATGGTGCCTTAAAAACCAGTCGCTATTTATTCGTGACTGTTTCGTTTGATCCTTCCTTTGTTGGTGATCCTCCACAAAAACCAGAAGAGCCCCAAAAATCTGCGGGGCTCAAAGAAAAAAAGGCGGAAGATAAAAAGAAAGTCGATACCAAACCTGCTGACAAAAAAGAAGACACCCCTAAAGAGAACACAAAGAAAGAAGAAGAAAAACCGACACCTGAAGAAGAATACGAAATCGCGATGAAAAAGTATCAGTCAGAACTCAAGACTTATGAAAAGAAGTTGAAAGAGTATGACGAGAAAGTGGTGAAGGGTAATGAAATCGTACAAAAACTGAATGAACGTTTTGCAGACTGGTATTATGTGATTTCTGCTAAGAGCTTTGAAACTCTGAGAATGTCACGCAAAGCACTAATTGAACCCATTGAGAAACCCAAGGAGGAAAGCAGCAAAACAACTCCTCCAGCGGGTGCTGGCAAACCAGCAGCCAAGAATGGTAAACCAGCCCCAAAACCAAATGCTGGTTCTAGGAAACCCAAACCATCACCCAACAAGAAACCAGGTCCTTCGAAGAAGGAATCTGACCCCCAACCGAAAAAGAAGCCAGCCAAACAGCCCACGGAGACAAAAGAGTCTGGCACAGCAAAAGATCCCAAAGCAAAACCAAAAGGACCGTCTCAACCCAAAACGCCTCAAAAAAACTGATCTTATATTCAGTATTTTTGTAAAGCCGAATCGATGGTGCACTTCCGTCTGCAAGTGTTTCCCTCAGATACGGCTTTTTTTATAGGCGTTTGAGCCCGCGCTCTACCGGTTAGATAAACTTTACTGGCCACGTCCATATTATGCGGAAATTTCGGATCGAATCGTTCATGAAAGATCCTCATCTCCTACCGATAAAGCTTAATGGATGAGTTATAACGATTTTGTAAGTTCAGCTCTCTTAACCGGGTCATCAAATTATCACTCATATGAGTCAGTTGCAAAGGAATTGCAGCTTGTACTTGTGAAGGAGTCACAGAAATGCAAAGACTTCAAACTAAAAATCAATGGATCCTGACTTGCTTATTGACTGTCCTGTTAGTGGGATTGTTTTTCGATCTCTCTCAGGCAGAAACGAAAACGCGTTCAGCAAGTCAGACGGAAGATCCTATTAACTGGCATACGGATCTGGAAACAGCACATCAAGCTTCATTAAAAAGCAATAAGCCAATTTTTATTGTCTTTGATGCCAGTTGGTGTACTTACTGCCGAAAGCTGGAAAAAGATACACTTTCTGACCCCAGAATGGCTAAATACCTCAATCAAGCCTTCGAGCCAGTTCATCTGGATTTTGATAAAGATCGAGAAATTGCCAACGTTCTGAAGGTAAAATCGATACCCTGTACTGTCATTCTCAGCTCAGAGGCAGATCTCTTGGCACGGCAGATCGGTTATTCGAAAGTCCCTCGATATCACGCGATGCTGGAAAAAGCCCGTAAATTACAGGCCGTTATTCGACACATCGAATACTCAAAAGGACGCTAATTTCGCTGAGAAGCTTGATTCACCCCGGGGCAAATCTTGAAAAATCCTCGGGGAACGTGTACTTTGCGCATATGAATAAAAGCAAAGAGCCTTTTGGCATCAATCCGTCAGGCGAAGGTGACTCTTGGGAGTCTCTCGCCGGTGATCTGTTTGGAATCGATTTCAACCAAGAAGTTGAGCCTGTACCTACGAATATCGAAGAGGAACTGACGGATGAGGGCGAAGAAGCATCCTCTGAAGAACAGACTCCAGCAGAAGAACCTCCGGTTGAGCAACCGGTATCAGAGACTTCATCAGAAGCATATATAGATGACAATCATTTCGGTTCATCCATATTTGAAGAAGATGAGGAATTCAGTCCCTCAGTTCCTGAAACAGCCGACAGCACAGAACAAGATCTTGATTCCGAGGCTGACTTCGAAATTGAAGAGGAAGAGCTGGAAGAAGAGTTCATCGAGGTTTTTGAAGCCGAAGAGGAATTAGAAGAAAGCGAGGTTGAGTTCTCCCCTGTTTCAAATATGACTGAAATAGAAGAGGAAGATGACGCCGAAGAAGAAGAAAAAGATACGTACTGGGACGCGCTTGATGGCTGGAATTGGGATGAAGATGATTCTGCTATTGTAAGTACTGACGTAAAAGCAACCGAAGAAGATGATGAGGCCATAGACGAAACTGTTGAATCTAAGCAACCTGCTCAGAAGAAACCTGCGAAGCCTCGAGCGAAAAAGTCTCGTCCTAAACCAGCAAAAAATAATCAAACACGAGCAGATGAGCGCCTAGACGATGACGATTCCTTCGGTTTTGGGCTCATTTCTCAAGAAGTCGAATTTGAGGAAGTTGCCTTTGATTCTGATGAAGACGAACTCGAATCAGAAGAAGAAGCTGTCGCTGAGGAACGTGAAGAAGAAGCAGAATCAACGGAAACAAAACGTCCTCGCAGGCGTCGACGACGCAGGCGTTCCCGTTCTCGTAAAAATCAGGAGACCATCGAGGGTGCTGAAGACGAACAAGGTGAAGAAGACGAAGATGTCGAACTCCAGACTGATAGTGAAGATGAAGAGTTAGAGGAATCTGAAGAACACAAATCGAAGAGACCTTCACGAAGACGCTCCCGTAGACGTAAAAAAGTGTCCCGTTCGGATTCAACTGACTTGGAAGAACTTTCTGAAGACGAGTCCACTTCACACCCAAATAAAAGTGAAGCAAAAAATAAATATCCCAACGTTCCAAGTTGGGAAGAAGCAATTTCCTATCTTCTGAATCCTAAACTTGTTGATAGTAAATCAGGTAAAGAGGACGAGGGGGAAAAACAATCTTCATCGAAGTCCGATAGTCCCAATCGAAGACACCCTAAACGATCACGACGCTCGTCTAATAAGCGTGGTGGAAATCGTTCACGGTCTTCTAAAAAGTCTTCGACATAACGGTTCTTTTAAGATGGCTGAGTTGTCTCAGTCACTTGAAATAGGCTAATGACTTGACACTCCGGTTTAATCAGGACATCTAGCACATCCTGAAAGTTTTGATCTCATGTCGGAACCATTCACCTCACCTATCAAAACTGTCCAGGAAATTCCCGAACTACGAACGTTAATCCAGTCACAACGTAAACAGGACGCTTCGATTGGTTTTGTTCCTACAATGGGAGCACTTCATGCCGGTCATGTCAGCTTGATTGAAGCAGCACGTCAAGATTGTGA
This window encodes:
- a CDS encoding thioredoxin family protein, whose translation is MQRLQTKNQWILTCLLTVLLVGLFFDLSQAETKTRSASQTEDPINWHTDLETAHQASLKSNKPIFIVFDASWCTYCRKLEKDTLSDPRMAKYLNQAFEPVHLDFDKDREIANVLKVKSIPCTVILSSEADLLARQIGYSKVPRYHAMLEKARKLQAVIRHIEYSKGR
- a CDS encoding DUF4340 domain-containing protein: MNETTKTLTFVGIAAVALVAAFITDRASQPAQLTGYENVGEEFYPDFSDPTQAKSLRVVSYNEDSATLKVFNVEFKDGVWKIPSHHDYPADAEDELAETAASLVGVVRGALESRRKSDHERFGVIDPLDESNTNLKGRGQRLTLAKEGGAPLVDFIIGKEVPEQPNEYYVRKVDEDSVYRTKLNVDLSSEFSDWIEPDLLKVERDRLVEIIVNKYSIDERQRRIVNRELATLKRKKSTDPWELEGLNKETEKLNTSDVNQMINTLSDLKIQGIRPKPPGIAKELKTSGNLRLDPLDFVDLQSKGFILASDPQGNQQLVSNEGEVIVATNQGVLYSLYFGEIFTGSTLDIEAGNSAKKKEEKPKEKADASDSEEKKDSEEKEDEKTDDGALKTSRYLFVTVSFDPSFVGDPPQKPEEPQKSAGLKEKKAEDKKKVDTKPADKKEDTPKENTKKEEEKPTPEEEYEIAMKKYQSELKTYEKKLKEYDEKVVKGNEIVQKLNERFADWYYVISAKSFETLRMSRKALIEPIEKPKEESSKTTPPAGAGKPAAKNGKPAPKPNAGSRKPKPSPNKKPGPSKKESDPQPKKKPAKQPTETKESGTAKDPKAKPKGPSQPKTPQKN
- a CDS encoding Gldg family protein, producing the protein MLRNNVVLAIFKRNVQSYFSGVLGYLFIVVFVVAGAFAAFNQQFFANNQANLDQLTLWYPLLLLFIIPAITMSVWADEKKMGTDELLFTLPASDVEVLLGKFFAVLAVYTIALLFSVTHIMVLLRIGNPDIGLMFTTYFGYWLAGASLLAAGMFASALTSSTTVAFVLGTAICAIPIFIGQVAPSNNLIQGLSLVTQFQDFGTGVLPLGSILYFISLAVMMLYLNRVLITRRHWSSQEQNSMGLQFLARTVSLAVILISVNVIVSYGSSRIDMTNEKVFSLSQTTKDLISKIDDKNPVTIEAFISPDVAREYVPIRKRLIGLLREYNQIGGKKLQVRFVDVVPFSKEEEEARLLNITPQQVQTERGGRAYVDTIFMGAVVKSGTDEVVIPFFNVGTPIEYELTRSIRTVSKDDRLTVGILNTDANIFGGFNMAAGGNQPPWLIVSELKKQYRVQQVSPDSPISDTEYDVLIAVLPSSLTQPQLKNLVDYVKKGKPTLICDDPLPVFGGGRGIQAAPRMPKPSPGGGMMGMRQPPPTPKADEGRLTSLLNVLQIAWNNGEVVFDYFNPHPEFSEVVRPELIFITPKSGTRGAFNLDSNITSGLQEILTFFPGSIRPRKGRDLNFEPLLRTGPNSGLLDWGEITSPFFNSIRIAQDPPRQIDSDAHVLAAHITSTPKSKEKNINVIFVADADLISNELFNIRERQAFGLKIDNVTFLLNCVDQLAGDDSYIALRKRRSKHRTLTLVERETSVFVKERNEEREKATKDAEAKLQDARDRLKAERDKIEQDKSLDNRTKQIMLRMAEENENRRLEVDEAKIEREKQQQVEKIKARTERQIREIEDRIRWYAILVPPFPAILLGICFLFFRMSNENQNISPDRRLKK